The following coding sequences are from one Spirochaeta lutea window:
- the lepB gene encoding signal peptidase I, with amino-acid sequence MASLLEYIREDRRRSSAALMLAILTVNSLLLFFLNIPYLGISGFPAFALLGISLFFPWMVVLGKYRGVTILINTLLTLAIIAYYLLHGSIAVGLGEQLGGFRFTLISIQLYLAMILLLAIKWHTSRPKTLESLGMIAEDEYVKSLKHPIARFGARAFSWLDALLDAGVMVIFINIFIFQLYMVPTESMVPTFLVNDRPFVIKITEGPKLPVTNFGLPRLRQPKRGDIVVVRNPRYDQSPAAEAKKLLSDVVYMLTFTGVLIDKYDDSGQIKSDPLVKRLIGVPGESLEMANQVVYRKVPGGQWQPLENFNAQDLPDLYELPEDVQERIQDFPMDAQTRRLLTRLDQRLEGLWVDEEYQAQLRETYLLADRIRTLAERIQNLRIHHGFAEQVAPVARTIVQAGPGYFSDLNVFSQDLDIAMAMASDSGALDTFLQFLEQPSTYAGDSRFYRTSRALNLLIKTDLARLLSANLAALTGENEVSSLRREVIASLNEYLRYLSYFYLRNFPPFPGEQEVLAQGQYFYMGDNRLNSIDARHGTYHDAPVDEFDPYSMTYTTLIGPRSVPTENLVGWSGFRVFPFDRFGVIKAP; translated from the coding sequence ATGGCGTCATTACTCGAGTACATCCGCGAAGACCGCCGGCGCAGCAGCGCTGCCCTCATGCTGGCAATCCTTACCGTAAACAGTCTGCTGTTATTCTTTTTGAACATCCCCTACCTGGGGATCAGCGGCTTCCCCGCCTTTGCCCTCCTGGGAATAAGCCTCTTCTTTCCCTGGATGGTAGTCCTGGGTAAGTACCGGGGAGTTACCATCCTGATAAACACCCTCCTAACCCTGGCCATTATCGCCTACTACCTGCTCCATGGATCGATAGCCGTGGGGCTGGGCGAACAGCTGGGAGGATTCCGGTTCACCCTGATCTCCATCCAATTGTATCTGGCAATGATTCTTCTCCTGGCCATCAAATGGCATACCAGCCGGCCGAAGACCCTCGAATCCCTGGGAATGATCGCCGAAGACGAGTATGTAAAATCCCTGAAACACCCCATCGCCCGGTTCGGAGCCCGAGCCTTTTCCTGGCTTGATGCTCTCCTGGACGCCGGGGTTATGGTGATTTTTATCAATATTTTCATCTTCCAGCTTTACATGGTTCCTACTGAATCCATGGTGCCCACCTTCTTGGTCAATGACCGGCCCTTCGTCATTAAAATTACCGAGGGGCCGAAACTTCCGGTCACTAATTTCGGTCTGCCCCGACTGCGTCAGCCGAAACGGGGGGATATCGTCGTCGTCCGGAACCCCCGGTACGACCAGAGCCCCGCCGCAGAGGCGAAAAAGCTCCTCAGCGATGTGGTCTACATGCTGACCTTTACCGGGGTGCTCATCGATAAATACGATGACTCAGGCCAGATTAAATCCGACCCCCTGGTAAAACGCCTCATCGGGGTACCCGGGGAGAGCCTGGAAATGGCAAACCAGGTGGTGTACCGCAAGGTTCCAGGGGGGCAGTGGCAGCCCCTGGAGAACTTCAATGCCCAGGACCTGCCGGATCTCTATGAGTTACCCGAGGATGTCCAGGAGCGGATTCAGGATTTCCCCATGGATGCCCAGACCCGCCGGCTCTTAACCCGCCTGGACCAGAGACTCGAAGGACTGTGGGTCGATGAGGAATACCAAGCCCAGCTTCGGGAAACCTACCTGTTAGCCGACCGGATCCGTACCCTGGCGGAACGGATCCAGAATCTGCGGATACACCATGGCTTCGCCGAACAGGTGGCTCCCGTCGCCCGTACCATTGTGCAGGCCGGACCCGGGTACTTCAGCGATCTGAATGTATTCTCCCAGGATTTAGACATCGCCATGGCCATGGCTTCGGACAGCGGGGCCCTGGATACCTTCCTGCAGTTCCTTGAACAGCCCAGTACCTACGCCGGGGACTCCCGGTTTTACCGTACCTCCCGGGCGTTGAATCTTCTGATCAAAACCGATCTGGCCCGGCTGCTTTCGGCAAACCTGGCTGCCCTGACCGGAGAAAACGAGGTAAGCAGCCTGCGTAGGGAGGTCATCGCCAGTCTCAACGAGTACCTGCGATACCTGTCCTATTTCTACCTGCGGAACTTCCCCCCCTTCCCCGGGGAACAGGAGGTGCTGGCTCAGGGACAATACTTCTACATGGGTGATAACCGCCTCAACTCCATAGACGCCCGGCACGGTACCTACCACGACGCACCCGTGGATGAATTCGATCCCTACTCCATGACCTACACCACCCTTATTGGACCGCGGTCGGTTCCCACGGAAAACCTGGTGGGTTGGTCGGGGTTCCGGGTGTTCCCCTTCGACCGGTTCGGCGTCATCAAAGCGCCCTAG
- a CDS encoding cellulase family glycosylhydrolase, whose product MIQSATRSPRGIGLGLVLVLAVLLGGCATAAGGGEGSSGVQIAGAQEAPFGQLQIIGTQLSGQDGQAVQLKGMSTMGLQWYGGVVNPHAFDALVYDWQSNVLRLALYVGEGGYSEHPELKDLVRQGIELAIQRGVYIIVDWHVLTPGNPNDPIYAGAEDFFDEISRDYGAYPHVIYEIMNEPNGDLSWSEDLKPYAEKMVDVIRANDPDNIILIGSGTWSQDVDIAAADPVEGENLMYAIHFYSGTHGQELRDKVDKALELGAPVFSSEWGTSQASGTGGPYITKAQEWLDFFDQRGISWVNWSLANKNETSAAFKALIQVYDEEQGESVILQEETPLVPEAVHPDGYRYWPEDQLSVSGAFVRSRIRGEEPPVYRQAIHSWDFESGELEGWHIAEDSPVKPELGVLNAGEAQGAGYQYAWSTQAVSDAWSTAPRLRIGDTNKIIDQGDSVGVRLLLEKGKTVQAPLELNVIMQYPPSWWTQLPAVKINYGEGEDLGNGYLAYQIDVPYSAEEGTELKHLQLILVGTGSGYEGRVIVDSVAVQTTSTGDGGVALAKTQGGGESAPAQEPPAPLGEFSGLPWTFDDQTRQGWTVTEDSPAQVIPRIYPAETPALGYSYAWSIPGPEDPWNAAPRISSSWVNLPAAEYSSLSLDIYIEDQDAQGTLQVQPVIQSPQHGYWFQLSPQILDDQTWTPAGQGLRKYSLTFDLTANTGASFAPDAVMRNLILITIGLESDYRGKVLYDNVTFR is encoded by the coding sequence ATGATTCAATCGGCAACACGGTCCCCCCGGGGGATCGGTCTGGGATTGGTTCTGGTACTGGCGGTGCTTCTGGGGGGATGCGCCACCGCGGCTGGGGGAGGAGAGGGCTCTTCGGGGGTGCAGATAGCCGGCGCCCAGGAGGCTCCCTTCGGGCAGCTCCAGATAATCGGGACCCAGCTTAGCGGCCAGGACGGCCAGGCGGTACAACTCAAGGGCATGAGTACCATGGGCCTGCAGTGGTATGGCGGGGTTGTAAATCCCCATGCCTTTGACGCCCTGGTCTACGACTGGCAAAGCAACGTGCTCAGGCTTGCCCTGTACGTGGGAGAGGGCGGATACAGCGAACATCCCGAGCTCAAGGATCTGGTCCGCCAGGGGATAGAATTGGCGATCCAGCGGGGCGTGTACATCATTGTAGACTGGCATGTTCTGACCCCGGGCAATCCCAACGATCCCATATATGCCGGGGCTGAGGATTTCTTCGATGAAATCTCCCGGGACTACGGGGCTTACCCCCATGTCATCTACGAGATCATGAACGAACCCAACGGCGATCTGAGCTGGTCCGAGGATCTCAAACCCTATGCTGAAAAGATGGTAGATGTCATCCGGGCGAACGATCCGGATAATATCATCCTTATCGGTTCGGGAACCTGGAGCCAGGATGTGGATATTGCTGCAGCCGATCCGGTTGAGGGTGAAAATCTGATGTATGCCATCCATTTTTACTCTGGAACCCACGGCCAGGAGCTCCGAGATAAGGTTGATAAGGCCCTGGAACTGGGCGCTCCGGTATTCAGCTCCGAGTGGGGTACAAGTCAGGCCAGCGGCACCGGCGGACCCTACATAACCAAGGCCCAGGAATGGCTGGACTTCTTCGATCAGCGGGGAATCAGCTGGGTTAACTGGTCCCTGGCAAATAAAAACGAAACCAGTGCGGCCTTTAAAGCCCTGATTCAGGTGTACGACGAGGAACAAGGCGAATCGGTAATCCTCCAGGAGGAGACTCCCTTGGTACCCGAGGCCGTCCATCCCGACGGCTACCGCTACTGGCCGGAGGATCAGCTCTCGGTGAGCGGAGCCTTTGTCCGGTCCCGGATCCGGGGAGAAGAACCCCCGGTCTATCGCCAGGCGATCCATTCCTGGGACTTCGAATCCGGTGAGCTGGAGGGCTGGCACATTGCCGAAGACAGTCCGGTAAAACCGGAGCTGGGAGTTCTGAACGCCGGGGAAGCCCAAGGCGCAGGGTACCAGTACGCCTGGAGTACCCAGGCCGTGTCGGATGCCTGGTCAACAGCGCCGCGGCTGCGCATCGGCGATACAAACAAGATCATCGACCAGGGAGATTCCGTTGGTGTCCGGCTGCTCCTGGAGAAGGGCAAGACCGTCCAGGCACCACTGGAGCTGAACGTAATCATGCAGTATCCCCCGTCATGGTGGACCCAGCTCCCTGCGGTAAAGATCAATTACGGAGAGGGAGAAGACCTGGGTAACGGCTACCTGGCCTACCAGATTGACGTACCCTATTCCGCTGAAGAAGGAACGGAACTGAAGCATCTCCAGCTCATCCTCGTCGGCACCGGCAGCGGCTACGAAGGCCGGGTGATCGTTGATTCCGTAGCTGTTCAGACCACCTCCACCGGAGACGGCGGCGTGGCCCTGGCAAAAACTCAGGGCGGTGGAGAGTCTGCTCCGGCCCAGGAACCTCCGGCGCCCCTGGGCGAATTCTCCGGCCTGCCCTGGACCTTCGACGACCAGACCCGCCAAGGCTGGACGGTAACCGAGGATAGTCCCGCCCAGGTAATCCCCCGGATCTACCCCGCTGAAACACCTGCCCTGGGATACTCATACGCCTGGTCCATTCCTGGCCCCGAGGATCCCTGGAACGCCGCCCCGCGGATCAGTTCCTCCTGGGTGAATCTCCCTGCAGCCGAGTATTCCAGCCTGAGTCTGGACATCTACATCGAAGATCAGGACGCCCAGGGAACCCTCCAGGTTCAACCGGTCATTCAATCGCCCCAACACGGCTACTGGTTCCAGCTGAGTCCCCAAATCCTGGATGATCAGACCTGGACCCCCGCCGGCCAGGGGCTGCGAAAGTACAGCCTGACCTTCGACCTGACGGCCAATACCGGGGCAAGCTTCGCTCCGGATGCCGTAATGCGGAACCTCATTCTGATTACCATCGGATTGGAGAGCGACTACCGCGGCAAGGTGCTCTACGACAATGTGACCTTTCGCTAA
- a CDS encoding Gfo/Idh/MocA family protein — MSTIQSPVRLGLLGCGIAARDLHWPAIKALKDEFRVTRVCNHTPGKAESMAALLESEYGSPVGVHTDTREFVNQRDVDVVVVMLPVERNEEAAGLVLGAGKHLFLEKPLAHTLDSARNILELAGNHPGQVAMVAENFRYRRVYRELAALVESGVIGTPFHVEWRAWQKIIIKENKYAQTSWRINHQYEGGFVTDAGVHNIAALRDVFGDLDVRGAVTTRVNPAIGRTDGLSALFTSRGRGGIPPLSGYLHMAFSAGGENRNELRVLGDGGSVLVKDGVLHHNGQIFDYSDGGGYEDEYRALYRALQGRSDGATSLERAYGDLETMLRAVTGSVLP, encoded by the coding sequence ATGAGTACAATTCAGTCACCGGTTCGTTTGGGCCTCTTGGGCTGCGGCATAGCCGCCAGGGATCTGCACTGGCCGGCAATCAAGGCGTTAAAAGACGAGTTCCGAGTTACCCGGGTCTGTAATCACACCCCCGGGAAGGCCGAGTCCATGGCGGCTCTGCTTGAGTCCGAATACGGCAGCCCCGTGGGGGTGCATACCGATACCCGGGAGTTCGTCAATCAGCGGGATGTTGATGTGGTGGTGGTCATGCTGCCCGTAGAGCGGAACGAAGAGGCCGCCGGTTTGGTGCTTGGAGCGGGGAAACACCTGTTTTTGGAAAAGCCCCTGGCCCACACCCTGGACTCGGCCCGGAACATCTTAGAACTGGCGGGGAACCATCCCGGGCAGGTCGCCATGGTCGCGGAGAATTTCCGCTACCGCCGGGTGTACCGCGAGCTGGCAGCCTTGGTGGAGAGCGGTGTCATTGGAACCCCCTTCCATGTGGAATGGCGGGCCTGGCAGAAAATCATCATCAAAGAAAATAAATACGCCCAAACCAGCTGGCGCATCAATCATCAGTACGAGGGCGGTTTTGTGACCGATGCAGGGGTGCATAATATTGCCGCTCTGCGGGATGTTTTTGGTGATTTAGATGTCCGCGGCGCGGTGACCACCCGGGTTAACCCGGCCATCGGTCGGACTGACGGTCTGTCGGCCCTGTTTACCTCCCGGGGGCGGGGCGGAATTCCGCCCCTTTCGGGGTACCTGCATATGGCCTTCAGTGCCGGGGGCGAGAACCGGAATGAGCTCCGGGTTTTGGGAGACGGGGGTTCGGTGCTTGTGAAAGACGGCGTTCTCCATCACAACGGACAGATCTTCGATTACAGCGACGGCGGGGGGTATGAGGATGAGTACCGGGCCCTGTATCGTGCCCTCCAGGGGAGGTCCGACGGCGCTACCAGTCTTGAGCGGGCCTACGGCGATCTGGAAACCATGCTCCGGGCCGTAACGGGGTCGGTGTTGCCCTAG
- a CDS encoding MBL fold metallo-hydrolase codes for MTIHQIRNATLVIQGGDQHILVDPMLASPGTLPRFLYGKDSQGRGTGIPRKNPLVPVPGAFESLKPRISAALITHCRKGHVDHLDSRGTAFLRAGNLPVYCSPRDAGFLAKRGLDCRMVGPKTMEDQAWFGGRIRTVPALHARGFMRFLMEHGVGYFISMPGEPSLYLMGDSVLTPRIRDFIREVQPDIIVAATGVARFDVGSPVLMDEQEIVDLVRISRGTVVANHMDAIDHCRLSRSGLRRLLEDQGLEQRVRIPEDGEALAF; via the coding sequence ATGACTATTCATCAGATCCGTAATGCCACCCTGGTTATCCAGGGGGGTGATCAGCATATTCTCGTAGATCCCATGCTCGCATCCCCGGGGACCCTTCCCCGGTTCCTCTATGGGAAGGATTCCCAGGGCCGGGGAACCGGGATTCCCCGGAAGAACCCCCTGGTGCCCGTGCCTGGGGCGTTTGAATCCCTTAAACCCCGGATCAGCGCAGCCCTGATAACCCATTGCCGCAAAGGACATGTGGATCATTTGGACTCCCGGGGAACCGCCTTTCTGCGTGCCGGGAACCTGCCGGTGTACTGCTCCCCCCGGGACGCAGGTTTTCTGGCAAAGAGGGGGCTGGACTGCCGGATGGTGGGTCCCAAGACCATGGAGGACCAGGCCTGGTTCGGAGGGCGGATCCGGACGGTACCCGCCCTGCATGCCCGGGGCTTCATGAGATTCCTCATGGAGCACGGTGTGGGGTATTTTATCTCCATGCCAGGGGAACCGAGTCTGTATCTCATGGGAGATTCGGTGTTAACCCCCCGGATCCGGGATTTTATCAGAGAGGTTCAGCCCGATATCATCGTGGCGGCAACGGGGGTGGCGCGTTTTGATGTCGGATCCCCGGTGCTCATGGATGAGCAGGAGATTGTAGACCTGGTGCGGATTTCCCGGGGAACGGTGGTGGCAAATCACATGGACGCCATCGATCACTGCAGGCTGAGCCGTTCGGGACTGCGGCGGCTCCTGGAAGACCAGGGGCTGGAGCAGCGGGTAAGGATTCCCGAGGACGGAGAGGCTCTGGCGTTCTGA
- a CDS encoding MerR family transcriptional regulator: MKVSEVEQQTGVSRDTLRYYEREGLISPPPRNTSGFRNYTHAIIDEIRFIRQAKDLGFSLDQIRRARETLEAQGRLCPEFSRELESRRDFFTQRIRQDQDRLQTIQRLLTRILPRD, encoded by the coding sequence GTGAAGGTTTCAGAGGTAGAACAGCAGACAGGGGTTAGCCGGGACACCCTCCGGTACTATGAACGGGAGGGGCTCATAAGCCCGCCGCCGCGCAATACATCGGGATTCCGCAACTATACCCATGCCATCATTGACGAGATACGGTTCATCCGGCAGGCGAAGGACCTGGGATTTTCCCTGGATCAGATCCGCCGGGCCCGGGAGACCCTGGAGGCCCAGGGCCGGCTTTGCCCGGAATTCAGCAGGGAGCTTGAATCCCGCCGAGATTTTTTTACCCAACGCATCCGTCAGGACCAGGACAGGCTTCAGACCATCCAGCGCCTGTTAACCCGGATCTTACCCCGGGACTAG
- a CDS encoding alpha/beta hydrolase, producing MRDEVTQESRELAGFTYVIREPGTGIAGQRESPGQNPPYSPREARAGNARTSEVGSNEDRSRNARTNEARAGTNRKPPALVLLHGTGGDEYDLLDLGGFVAPGSTLVSPRGRAPEGALNRWFARHAEGVLDQEDIRRRAGELADFLVQLREVHGIEPGSLFALGFSNGANMAAAMLLLYPGLLAGAVLLRPMLPLEPETRPDLGGKPVYIAAGTRDTMIPPESTRSLIARLEEAGADLQVRWAEAGHRFSMTEVGQAGAWFRSLGAGE from the coding sequence ATGAGGGATGAAGTCACCCAAGAGTCCCGGGAACTAGCAGGGTTCACCTATGTCATCCGCGAACCCGGGACCGGAATTGCAGGTCAGCGAGAATCCCCGGGGCAAAATCCCCCGTATTCCCCGCGGGAAGCCCGAGCCGGCAACGCCCGAACCAGCGAGGTCGGAAGTAACGAGGACCGATCAAGAAATGCCCGTACCAACGAAGCCCGAGCCGGCACGAACCGGAAGCCCCCGGCCCTGGTTCTGCTTCATGGTACCGGAGGAGATGAGTACGATCTCCTGGATTTAGGGGGCTTCGTTGCTCCCGGGAGCACCCTGGTGAGTCCCCGGGGACGAGCCCCCGAGGGGGCTTTGAACCGCTGGTTCGCCCGGCATGCCGAGGGGGTACTGGACCAGGAGGATATTCGGCGCCGGGCAGGGGAGTTGGCTGATTTCCTGGTACAACTGAGAGAGGTGCACGGTATTGAACCGGGCTCTTTGTTCGCCCTGGGGTTTTCCAACGGGGCGAATATGGCAGCGGCCATGCTGCTCCTATACCCGGGGTTGTTGGCCGGGGCGGTGCTGCTGCGGCCCATGCTTCCCCTGGAACCGGAGACCCGTCCCGATCTGGGGGGCAAGCCGGTCTACATTGCCGCGGGTACCCGGGACACCATGATCCCTCCCGAATCTACCAGGAGCCTTATTGCCCGGTTGGAAGAAGCCGGTGCCGATCTTCAGGTCCGGTGGGCTGAGGCCGGCCACCGGTTCTCTATGACAGAGGTGGGTCAGGCCGGTGCCTGGTTTCGGAGCCTAGGGGCCGGTGAGTAA
- a CDS encoding ring-cleaving dioxygenase: MKQNEVAPLAVGGIHHITAIAGDPQENLDFYVGVMGLRLVKRSINQDVPDTYHFFFADGGGNPGTDLTFFPWPSMAPRREGASVWGEVSFVVPPGSLEWWTNHLTRSRVRVDEIQERFGEKVLPFRDPHGLNLSLTETETYPDFVFDSWGESPVPGEHQIRALGSVSLTVRDEEASREFLSRALGFRSLGRQGNRHRLGVGEAAGGQRIDLVLDPQAPRGTWGTGAVHHVAFRVPDDQTELLVEQQIHRAGGQSSGVIDRFWFKSVYVREPSGALCEVATDGPGFGVDEDMEHLGETLILPPWYEDQRGAIEQALPAIDLEQARTAGSRT; this comes from the coding sequence ATGAAACAGAACGAAGTGGCGCCCCTTGCAGTGGGGGGGATACACCATATTACGGCGATTGCCGGAGATCCCCAGGAGAATTTGGATTTTTATGTGGGGGTTATGGGGCTGCGGTTGGTTAAGCGGTCGATCAATCAGGACGTGCCTGATACCTACCACTTCTTTTTTGCCGACGGCGGGGGGAACCCTGGTACGGATCTGACTTTTTTTCCGTGGCCCTCCATGGCTCCTCGACGGGAGGGGGCGTCGGTTTGGGGGGAGGTCAGTTTTGTTGTGCCCCCGGGGAGTCTGGAGTGGTGGACGAATCACCTTACCCGCTCCCGAGTGAGGGTTGATGAGATCCAGGAGCGGTTCGGTGAGAAGGTGCTACCCTTCCGGGATCCCCATGGCTTGAACCTTTCTCTGACGGAGACCGAGACCTATCCGGATTTTGTCTTTGATTCCTGGGGTGAATCACCGGTGCCCGGGGAGCACCAGATTCGGGCTCTTGGGTCGGTTTCCCTGACGGTGCGGGATGAAGAGGCTTCCCGGGAGTTTTTATCCCGGGCCCTAGGGTTCCGCTCCCTGGGCCGCCAGGGTAACCGGCACCGGCTCGGGGTGGGCGAGGCCGCGGGTGGCCAGCGTATCGATCTGGTTCTGGATCCCCAAGCCCCCCGGGGAACCTGGGGGACCGGGGCGGTACACCATGTGGCCTTCAGGGTTCCTGATGATCAAACCGAGCTCTTGGTAGAGCAGCAGATTCACCGGGCCGGAGGACAGAGTTCCGGAGTCATCGACCGGTTCTGGTTCAAATCCGTGTATGTACGGGAACCCTCAGGTGCCTTATGCGAGGTCGCCACCGATGGGCCGGGCTTCGGGGTGGATGAGGACATGGAGCATCTGGGAGAAACGCTGATTCTTCCCCCCTGGTATGAGGATCAACGTGGGGCTATAGAGCAGGCCTTGCCCGCCATAGACCTTGAGCAGGCTCGAACAGCCGGCAGCCGCACATAA
- a CDS encoding DUF1566 domain-containing protein produces MIRRKLGFGIVTACIVIGLTGCDILGLGGSAPNTYSAGDTGPAGGIIVFVDTSNDYDFDYLEAAPAALDDEYPWGAQISTSGLDDGIGSGQANTTIIIETQDDDKAGLSSYAAKAADNHSTGGFSDWFLPSYQELQLLYTYRSSLNLGGSSDYYWASSQFSQTLGDAVRFDKFNGEVNPQKTVTAPVWPMRAFSE; encoded by the coding sequence ATGATCAGACGGAAACTAGGTTTTGGTATCGTAACGGCATGTATAGTAATCGGGCTGACAGGCTGCGACATTCTCGGCCTTGGCGGCTCTGCTCCAAATACCTACAGCGCCGGCGATACCGGACCGGCTGGCGGAATAATAGTATTTGTTGATACATCGAACGACTATGACTTCGATTATTTGGAAGCCGCCCCGGCTGCTCTGGATGACGAATATCCCTGGGGTGCACAAATCAGTACCAGTGGGCTGGACGACGGTATCGGCTCGGGACAGGCCAACACCACCATTATCATAGAAACCCAGGATGATGACAAAGCAGGCCTTTCAAGCTATGCGGCCAAGGCGGCGGATAACCATAGCACCGGTGGCTTTTCGGATTGGTTCCTACCATCCTATCAGGAACTACAGCTCCTATACACGTACAGGAGTTCCCTAAACCTGGGGGGATCCAGCGATTACTACTGGGCTTCATCCCAATTCAGCCAGACTCTGGGGGATGCGGTTCGTTTTGATAAGTTCAACGGTGAGGTAAATCCACAAAAAACCGTAACAGCTCCAGTTTGGCCCATGAGAGCCTTCTCGGAATAA
- a CDS encoding VIT1/CCC1 transporter family protein, with protein MEIQKEFNDLDAKTQRLILTAQSFELTEHDIYLRIARKTKDPQNRQILEKIADDELRHHDFWAEYTGRRVGKAYLLALFYYFIVRIFGLVFGFKLLERAEERAQVNYADLGKIVPGALELQKDEDRHEQELLNMIEEERLDYVGSMVLGLNDALVELTGALAGLTFAIQNPSIIAASGLITGIAASFSMAASEFLSKRADGEPNAGKSAIYTGLAYIVTVVLLILPYLLLSNPFISLPITLAIAALIILVFNYYLAVAKDLDFKKRFWEMFGISMGVAVFSFGIGFLVRIIFKVDI; from the coding sequence ATGGAAATCCAGAAAGAATTTAACGACCTCGACGCAAAAACCCAGCGGCTCATTCTGACGGCCCAGAGCTTTGAGCTAACCGAACACGACATCTACCTGCGGATTGCTCGGAAAACCAAGGACCCCCAAAACCGGCAGATTCTGGAAAAAATCGCCGATGACGAGCTGCGCCACCACGATTTTTGGGCTGAGTATACCGGCCGGAGGGTCGGCAAGGCCTATCTGCTTGCTCTCTTCTACTATTTCATCGTGCGCATCTTCGGGCTTGTGTTCGGGTTTAAGCTCCTGGAGCGTGCCGAGGAGCGGGCCCAGGTAAACTACGCCGACTTGGGTAAGATTGTTCCCGGTGCCCTGGAACTGCAGAAGGACGAGGACCGCCACGAACAGGAGCTCCTGAATATGATCGAGGAGGAGCGTCTGGATTACGTGGGTTCCATGGTTCTGGGCTTGAACGATGCCTTGGTGGAGCTCACCGGCGCTTTGGCGGGGCTCACCTTCGCCATCCAGAATCCCAGTATCATTGCCGCTTCGGGGCTTATAACCGGCATTGCGGCCAGCTTTTCCATGGCTGCCAGTGAATTCCTGTCCAAGCGCGCCGACGGCGAGCCTAATGCCGGTAAGAGTGCCATCTACACCGGCCTGGCGTACATTGTTACGGTAGTGCTGCTCATTCTGCCCTACCTGCTGCTTTCGAATCCCTTCATCAGCCTGCCCATCACCCTGGCCATTGCCGCATTGATCATCCTGGTATTCAACTATTACCTGGCGGTAGCCAAGGATCTGGACTTTAAAAAACGCTTCTGGGAGATGTTCGGTATCAGCATGGGTGTGGCCGTCTTCAGTTTCGGCATCGGCTTCTTGGTGCGGATTATCTTTAAGGTAGATATTTAG
- a CDS encoding SDR family NAD(P)-dependent oxidoreductase: protein MKLAMITGASSGLGLAMTEELLAQGWYCITIQRSTRGLEGLLKEYGVIQMPLPDSRRQGRGALEVIHQDLRDCAALPEFLEGLYARVLDILGTSGKPEALWLILNAATLDPVAPLAQADSKALENHLSLNLLSPMIFISAFERIFASVAGRAGFAGAGVKESSPGGSGAPGGLRPDSTRPQTGGALRAESSRLGPDRASGPGGSGAPADSASQSERAPGVPGSVRDAGSGAPGASQEAGAGAPGASREAGAGAPGARAETLRVDKRIIAVSSGAALHAYPGWAAYCASKAGLDQVMDAAAQEAGVSGSGTFFRAIAPGVVDTPMQEVIRSRGPEQFPMVQRFRDLYSTGGLSSPAQAAAKVLSLAAQGKEGYLRLDVRTA from the coding sequence ATGAAATTGGCAATGATTACCGGCGCCAGCAGCGGTTTGGGCCTGGCGATGACCGAAGAGCTTCTTGCCCAGGGTTGGTATTGTATTACTATTCAGCGGTCGACCCGGGGGCTTGAGGGTTTATTGAAGGAGTATGGGGTGATTCAAATGCCCCTGCCAGATTCCCGGCGCCAGGGAAGGGGAGCCCTGGAGGTGATACACCAGGACCTGAGGGATTGCGCCGCCCTTCCGGAATTCCTGGAGGGGCTGTACGCCCGGGTGCTGGACATCCTGGGAACCTCCGGGAAACCCGAGGCCCTCTGGCTGATCCTGAATGCTGCGACCCTGGATCCCGTTGCGCCCCTGGCCCAGGCGGATTCCAAGGCCTTGGAGAACCACCTCTCCCTGAATCTCCTGTCACCCATGATCTTCATCTCCGCCTTCGAGCGGATCTTCGCCTCGGTGGCGGGCCGGGCGGGCTTCGCCGGGGCTGGTGTGAAGGAGTCTTCCCCCGGCGGGTCGGGTGCACCGGGTGGCCTGAGGCCGGATTCCACCCGTCCCCAGACCGGGGGCGCCCTGAGGGCAGAATCCTCCCGCCTCGGACCTGACCGAGCCTCGGGCCCCGGCGGGTCGGGTGCACCGGCGGATTCGGCGTCTCAGAGCGAAAGGGCACCGGGAGTGCCGGGATCTGTCCGGGATGCAGGTTCGGGGGCGCCGGGGGCATCCCAGGAAGCAGGCGCGGGGGCGCCGGGGGCATCCCGGGAAGCAGGTGCAGGGGCACCGGGGGCACGGGCTGAAACCCTCCGGGTGGATAAACGGATTATTGCGGTGAGCAGCGGAGCGGCCCTCCATGCCTATCCGGGCTGGGCTGCATACTGCGCCAGTAAGGCCGGGCTGGACCAGGTGATGGATGCGGCGGCCCAGGAGGCCGGGGTCAGCGGTTCCGGAACCTTCTTCCGTGCTATTGCTCCCGGGGTGGTGGATACCCCCATGCAGGAGGTAATCCGCTCCCGGGGGCCCGAGCAGTTCCCCATGGTCCAGCGGTTCCGAGATCTGTACTCCACCGGAGGGTTGAGCAGCCCCGCCCAGGCGGCTGCCAAGGTGCTTTCTCTGGCAGCCCAGGGGAAAGAGGGCTATCTGCGCCTGGATGTGAGGACCGCCTGA